A single window of Castor canadensis chromosome 3, mCasCan1.hap1v2, whole genome shotgun sequence DNA harbors:
- the Ston2 gene encoding stonin-2 isoform X3, whose product MPCWTCPSFDSLKKCPLTSESSWTTHSEDTSSPSVGPSYTDLQFIQVEEQASGRASGADSTDKRTEWQTGNQTALSPVQACKEHTFTCTHSLDPWPPSSERSQSPGQGPQGTSASNDNSSSLQEDEEVEMEAISWQASSPDMNGHPAPSVTSARFPSWVTFDDNEVSCTLPPITSPLKSNTPSITPVTPDVPYNSTGSFKRDRPKSTLMSLSKVQKLDISSLNHSPSIPEAPPWRATNPFLNETLQDVQPSPINPFSAFFEEQKRRSQNSSISSAMGKSQRDSLIVIYQDAISFDDSSKNQSHSNAVEKLKQLQIDDPDHFGNATLPDDDPIAWVELDAHLSGYALSQPRDGWPMMLRIPEKKNIMSSRHWGPIYIKLTDSGYLQLYYEQGLEKPFREFKLETCHEVSEPRLQNYDENGRIHSLRIDRVTYKEKKKYQPKPAVAHTAEREQVIKLGTTNYDDFLSFIRAVQDHLMDLPVLSMDLSTVGLNYLEEEITVDVKDEFSGIVSKGDNQILQHQVLTRIHILSFLSGLAECRLGLNDVLIKGNEIVSRQDIMPTTTTKWIKLHECHFHGCVDEDVFNSSRVILFNPLDACRFELMRFRTVFAEKTLPFTLRTAASINGAEVEVQSWLRMSTGFSSNRDPLTQVPCENVMVRYPVPSEWVKNFRRESVLGEKSLKAKVNRGASFGSTSISGSEPVMRVTLGTAKYEHAFNSIVWRINRLPDKNSASGHPHCFFCHLELGSDREVPSKFASHVNVEFSMPTTSASKAAVRSISVEDKTDVRKWVNYSAHYSYKVEIEQKKSLKPDFEGDEMDNPKECGIQ is encoded by the exons ACAAGAGGACTGAGTGGCAGACAGGCAATCAGACGGCATTGAGTCCTGTTCAAGCATGCAAGGAGCATACCTTCACCTGTACCCACAGCCTGGACCCCTGGCCACCATCATCCGAGAGGAGCCAGAGCCCAGGCCAGGGTCCCCAGGGGACCTCTGCTTCCAATG acAATTCCTCCTCCCTCCAGGAAGATGAAGAGGTAGAGATGGAGGCCATCAGCTGGCAGGCCAGCAGTCCAGACATGAATGGACATCCTGCCCCTTCAGTGACCTCTGCTCGTTTCCCCAGCTGGGTTACTTTTGATGACAATGAAGTCAGCTGCACTTTGCCACCAATCACCTCCCCTCTGAAATCAAATACACCATCTATTACACCTGTGACCCCAGATGTACCTTATAACTCAACTGGGTCATTTAAGAGGGACCGTCCCAAGAGCACTTTGATGAGCCTCTCCAAAGTTCAGAAGCTAGACATCTCCTCCTTAAACCATTCACCTTCCATACCTGAGGCACCACCGTGGAGAGCAACCAATCCTTTCCTGAATGAGACTCTACAGGATGTACAGCCCTCCCCTATCAACCCTTTCAGTGCTTTCTTTGAGGAACAGAAGCGGCGCTCCCAAAACAGTTCTATTTCCAGTGCCATGGGCAAAAGCCAAAGGGATTCTCTCATTGTCATCTATCAGGATGCCATCAGTTTTGATGATTCCAGCAAAAATCAGTCACACTCTAATGCTGTTGAAAAACTCAAACAACTCCAAATTGATGATCCCGATCACTTTGGCAATGCAACACTACCTGATGATGACCCGATTGCCTGGGTTGAACTAGATGCTCACCTGTCTGGATATGCTCTGTCCCAGCCCAGGGATGGTTGGCCAATGATGTTGAGGATCCCTGAGAAGAAAAACATCATGTCCTCCAGGCACTGGGGACCAATCTACATCAAACTAACAGACAGTGGTTACCTGCAGCTGTATTATGAGCAGGGTCTAGAAAAGCCATTCCGTGAGTTCAAGCTGGAGACCTGTCATGAGGTTTCTGAACCCCGGCTTCAAAACTATGATGAGAATGGGAGGATCCATAGCTTGCGGATAGACCGTGTCACctataaggaaaagaagaaataccagccGAAACCCGCCGTGGCCCACACAGCGGAGAGGGAACAAGTGATTAAGTTGGGCACCACTAATTATGATGACTTTCTGAGCTTTATCCGGGCAGTTCAGGACCATCTCATGGACCTGCCAGTCTTGTCAATGGACCTAAGCACAGTTGGCTTGAACTACCTTGAAGAGGAGATCACAGTGGATGTCAAGGATGAATTCTCTGGTATTGTAAGCAAAGGAGACAACCAGATTCTCCAACACCAAGTCTTGACACGGATTCACATTCTGAGTTTCCTCTCTGGACTTGCAGAGTGCCGCTTGGGCCTCAATGATGttctcatcaaaggaaatgaaatagttTCTCGACAGGACATCatgcccaccaccaccacaaagtGGATTAAGCTCCATGAGTGCCACTTTCATGGATGTGTGGATGAAGATGTATTCAACAGCTCTCGAGTTATTCTGTTCAATCCTTTGGATGCATGCCGGTTCGAGCTAATGCGATTCAGGACAGTGTTTGCTGAAAAGACTTTGCCCTTCACACTCAGGACGGCAGCAAGCATCAATGGGGCGGAGGTGGAGGTACAGAGCTGGCTGAGGATGTCAACTGGCTTCTCCTCTAACCGTGATCCTCTCACTcaggttccttgtgagaatgtaATGGTTCGTTACCCAGTGCCTAGTGAGTGGGTGAAAAACTTCCGCAGGGAAAGCGTCTTGGGGGAAAAGTCTTTGAAAGCCAAAGTTAACCGGGGGGCAAGTTTTGGCTCAACTAGCATCTCTGGCTCTGAGCCTGTTATGAGAGTAACTCTGGGAACAGCCAAGTATGAGCATGCCTTCAACTCCATTGTGTGGAGGATAAACCGACTGCCTGACAAAAACTCAG CGTCTGGTCACCCACACTGTTTCTTTTGCCACCTTGAACTTGGCTCTGACCGGGAAGTGCCTTCCAAATTTGCCAGTCACGTGAACGTGGAGTTCAGCATGCCCACGACTTCTGCCTCCAAAGCTGCTGTGAGATCCATCTCGGTGGAAGACAAGACTGATGTCAGGAAGTGGGTCAATTATTCCGCACACTACAGCTACAAG GTGGAAATTGaacaaaaaaagagtttgaagccagactttGAAGGAGATGAAATGGACAATCCCAAGGAGTGTGGGATACAGTGA
- the Ston2 gene encoding stonin-2 isoform X4, with product MEAISWQASSPDMNGHPAPSVTSARFPSWVTFDDNEVSCTLPPITSPLKSNTPSITPVTPDVPYNSTGSFKRDRPKSTLMSLSKVQKLDISSLNHSPSIPEAPPWRATNPFLNETLQDVQPSPINPFSAFFEEQKRRSQNSSISSAMGKSQRDSLIVIYQDAISFDDSSKNQSHSNAVEKLKQLQIDDPDHFGNATLPDDDPIAWVELDAHLSGYALSQPRDGWPMMLRIPEKKNIMSSRHWGPIYIKLTDSGYLQLYYEQGLEKPFREFKLETCHEVSEPRLQNYDENGRIHSLRIDRVTYKEKKKYQPKPAVAHTAEREQVIKLGTTNYDDFLSFIRAVQDHLMDLPVLSMDLSTVGLNYLEEEITVDVKDEFSGIVSKGDNQILQHQVLTRIHILSFLSGLAECRLGLNDVLIKGNEIVSRQDIMPTTTTKWIKLHECHFHGCVDEDVFNSSRVILFNPLDACRFELMRFRTVFAEKTLPFTLRTAASINGAEVEVQSWLRMSTGFSSNRDPLTQVPCENVMVRYPVPSEWVKNFRRESVLGEKSLKAKVNRGASFGSTSISGSEPVMRVTLGTAKYEHAFNSIVWRINRLPDKNSASGHPHCFFCHLELGSDREVPSKFASHVNVEFSMPTTSASKAAVRSISVEDKTDVRKWVNYSAHYSYKVEIEQKKSLKPDFEGDEMDNPKECGIQ from the exons ATGGAGGCCATCAGCTGGCAGGCCAGCAGTCCAGACATGAATGGACATCCTGCCCCTTCAGTGACCTCTGCTCGTTTCCCCAGCTGGGTTACTTTTGATGACAATGAAGTCAGCTGCACTTTGCCACCAATCACCTCCCCTCTGAAATCAAATACACCATCTATTACACCTGTGACCCCAGATGTACCTTATAACTCAACTGGGTCATTTAAGAGGGACCGTCCCAAGAGCACTTTGATGAGCCTCTCCAAAGTTCAGAAGCTAGACATCTCCTCCTTAAACCATTCACCTTCCATACCTGAGGCACCACCGTGGAGAGCAACCAATCCTTTCCTGAATGAGACTCTACAGGATGTACAGCCCTCCCCTATCAACCCTTTCAGTGCTTTCTTTGAGGAACAGAAGCGGCGCTCCCAAAACAGTTCTATTTCCAGTGCCATGGGCAAAAGCCAAAGGGATTCTCTCATTGTCATCTATCAGGATGCCATCAGTTTTGATGATTCCAGCAAAAATCAGTCACACTCTAATGCTGTTGAAAAACTCAAACAACTCCAAATTGATGATCCCGATCACTTTGGCAATGCAACACTACCTGATGATGACCCGATTGCCTGGGTTGAACTAGATGCTCACCTGTCTGGATATGCTCTGTCCCAGCCCAGGGATGGTTGGCCAATGATGTTGAGGATCCCTGAGAAGAAAAACATCATGTCCTCCAGGCACTGGGGACCAATCTACATCAAACTAACAGACAGTGGTTACCTGCAGCTGTATTATGAGCAGGGTCTAGAAAAGCCATTCCGTGAGTTCAAGCTGGAGACCTGTCATGAGGTTTCTGAACCCCGGCTTCAAAACTATGATGAGAATGGGAGGATCCATAGCTTGCGGATAGACCGTGTCACctataaggaaaagaagaaataccagccGAAACCCGCCGTGGCCCACACAGCGGAGAGGGAACAAGTGATTAAGTTGGGCACCACTAATTATGATGACTTTCTGAGCTTTATCCGGGCAGTTCAGGACCATCTCATGGACCTGCCAGTCTTGTCAATGGACCTAAGCACAGTTGGCTTGAACTACCTTGAAGAGGAGATCACAGTGGATGTCAAGGATGAATTCTCTGGTATTGTAAGCAAAGGAGACAACCAGATTCTCCAACACCAAGTCTTGACACGGATTCACATTCTGAGTTTCCTCTCTGGACTTGCAGAGTGCCGCTTGGGCCTCAATGATGttctcatcaaaggaaatgaaatagttTCTCGACAGGACATCatgcccaccaccaccacaaagtGGATTAAGCTCCATGAGTGCCACTTTCATGGATGTGTGGATGAAGATGTATTCAACAGCTCTCGAGTTATTCTGTTCAATCCTTTGGATGCATGCCGGTTCGAGCTAATGCGATTCAGGACAGTGTTTGCTGAAAAGACTTTGCCCTTCACACTCAGGACGGCAGCAAGCATCAATGGGGCGGAGGTGGAGGTACAGAGCTGGCTGAGGATGTCAACTGGCTTCTCCTCTAACCGTGATCCTCTCACTcaggttccttgtgagaatgtaATGGTTCGTTACCCAGTGCCTAGTGAGTGGGTGAAAAACTTCCGCAGGGAAAGCGTCTTGGGGGAAAAGTCTTTGAAAGCCAAAGTTAACCGGGGGGCAAGTTTTGGCTCAACTAGCATCTCTGGCTCTGAGCCTGTTATGAGAGTAACTCTGGGAACAGCCAAGTATGAGCATGCCTTCAACTCCATTGTGTGGAGGATAAACCGACTGCCTGACAAAAACTCAG CGTCTGGTCACCCACACTGTTTCTTTTGCCACCTTGAACTTGGCTCTGACCGGGAAGTGCCTTCCAAATTTGCCAGTCACGTGAACGTGGAGTTCAGCATGCCCACGACTTCTGCCTCCAAAGCTGCTGTGAGATCCATCTCGGTGGAAGACAAGACTGATGTCAGGAAGTGGGTCAATTATTCCGCACACTACAGCTACAAG GTGGAAATTGaacaaaaaaagagtttgaagccagactttGAAGGAGATGAAATGGACAATCCCAAGGAGTGTGGGATACAGTGA